CGGGAGAGCTTCGCCGTCGAGTCGTTTTCACCGGCCAGGAGCGGACGGAGCCCGGCGTACACGCCCTCCACGTCCTCCCTGGTGAGGGGGCGCTTGAGCACCTTGTTGACGTGCTCCAGGACGTAGTCGATGTCCTTGCTGGAGGCCGCCGGATGGGCCTTGTCCAGCTTCCAGTCCGTGTCCGTGGTGCCGATGATCCAGTGCCGACCCCACGGGATGACGAACAGGACGCTCTTCTCGGTGCGGAGGATCAGACCGACCGTCGACTGGAACCGGTCCCGGGGTACCACCAGGTGGATACCCTTGGACGCACGGACCTTGAGCTGACCACGGTCGGTGACCAGGGCCTGCGTCTCATCCGTCCACACACCGGTGGCGTTCACGACCTGCTTGGCGGCGACGTCGAACGTGCTGCCGTCCTCCATGTTCTCCAGGCGCGCGCCCACCACGCGCTCGCCCTCCCGGAGGAACTCGACCACTTTCATGCGGTTGACGGCGTGAGCGCCATAGCCGGCGGCGGTGCGGATGATGTTCACCACCAGGCGGGCGTCGTCCACCTGGGCGTCGTAGTAGCGGATGGAGCCCACCATGGCGTCATCCTTGAGGCTCGGCGCCGCCTTGAGCGTGCCGCGCCGCGTGAGGTGCTTGTGCATGGGGACGCCGCGGGCGTTGCCGCTGGTCATGCCGAGCGTGTCATAGAGCAGGATCCCGGCGCCGACATACGGGCGCTCGACGAACCTCTTCGAGAGCGGGTACAGGAAGGGCACGGGCCGGACCAGGTGCGGCGCGATGCGCTGGATCAGCAGACCGCGTTCCTGCAATGCTTCCGTGACGAGAGCGAAGTCCAGCATCTCAAGGTAGCGGAGCCCACCGTGGATGAGCTTCGACGAGCGGGAACTCGTGCCGGAGGCCCAGTCACGCTGCTCGACGATGCCGACCTTGAGACCGCGGGTGACGGCGTCGAGGGCGGCACCGGCCCCGACCACACCACCGCCCACGATCAGGATGTCGAGTTCCTGACCCGGCTCCGTGGTCTTCTTGAGTGCCTCGATGGACAGCTCGCGCTGCTCCGGACCGAGGACCTTGCTGCTGGCATTCTGGCTCATGGAAGCCTCCCGATATGCGTGGCTAAGACTTGGTTCCACCCTAGTCTTTCGGGGGCTCCTTGGGCAGGGGCGAAAGCGGTCTGTTCGACACCGCTCGTGCCGCGTCCTGTGATCTCAGTCGACGGGGAATCCGCCCTCCTGCGAATTCCGCCCGTCACGGTCCCGTTTCTTGAAGCCGAGACGTCCCGTCAGCCCACCGGCCGTGTCTACGGCGCTCGCTATCTTCCCACCAACGTCTTTCAGCGAGCTCACGACCTTCGGCTCGTCGAGGACTCCATCACCGTCGCGATCAATGCTCCGGAAGGAACGAGTGACCGTGATCGCGGTGTTTGTCACGCCGCTCTTTGCGGCGACTAAACCTTCCGCGCCCGTTTCAAGCAACTTGTCCCCGGCATCGGTGACGGCCTCCAGCCAACGCCGCGATTCGAGAGCCTCGGAGTCTCTCTCAATTCCTAGGGCGTGATGGAAATCGTGAACACTTCCGGCAATGACCATGAGGTCTCTCACGACAATCGGTGAATCACGGGGGTGCATCAAGACCTTGTTGTTGGCCCAGCGTCCGACAGCATGCGCCCGCTCCAGCATCCGGGCAGAAGTTCGCGAAATCAGATCGAGACGATTCTTCCGGGCGACCTTCAACCCGAGCCGATGGCGATCCAATTCGTCGGGCGTCTCACCCAGCACCCTGTC
Above is a window of Arthrobacter sp. Y-9 DNA encoding:
- a CDS encoding glycerol-3-phosphate dehydrogenase/oxidase; this encodes MSQNASSKVLGPEQRELSIEALKKTTEPGQELDILIVGGGVVGAGAALDAVTRGLKVGIVEQRDWASGTSSRSSKLIHGGLRYLEMLDFALVTEALQERGLLIQRIAPHLVRPVPFLYPLSKRFVERPYVGAGILLYDTLGMTSGNARGVPMHKHLTRRGTLKAAPSLKDDAMVGSIRYYDAQVDDARLVVNIIRTAAGYGAHAVNRMKVVEFLREGERVVGARLENMEDGSTFDVAAKQVVNATGVWTDETQALVTDRGQLKVRASKGIHLVVPRDRFQSTVGLILRTEKSVLFVIPWGRHWIIGTTDTDWKLDKAHPAASSKDIDYVLEHVNKVLKRPLTREDVEGVYAGLRPLLAGENDSTAKLSREHVVAHPVPGLVVVAGGKLTTYRVMAKDAVDEAVRGLDDRVAPSCTEGIPLLGAEGFKAAWNRRHRSAEEAGVHVARVEHLLNRYGSETQELLDLIRERPELAEPLPGADDYLGAEVVFATTHEGARHVHDVLTRRTRISIESWDRGVSAVPVVARLMGEVLGWSPVQEESEIKHYLARVEAERLSQEQPDDESADAARIGVDDIIPLR